One window of the Salvia miltiorrhiza cultivar Shanhuang (shh) chromosome 6, IMPLAD_Smil_shh, whole genome shotgun sequence genome contains the following:
- the LOC130989184 gene encoding receptor-like protein kinase FERONIA, whose protein sequence is MRITCKLMHRFLILCFLFTYTAADHISINCGGGAAAVSGRKWGGDSYATPKGSSKASTVKGELITAVDPLPYSTARISRSQFSYSFHLTPGQKFIRLHFNPVYYHGFESFHDLFSVEAGPFTLLANFSASLTARALSLNILAKEFCIVIQQNQPLNIVFSPETRYNYAFINGIEIISVPSTISYCHGGDSGVHVLGQKTVIYIDNTTALERVYHQNIKWGSVSFVNDIGGMFGVWASLLQENANKASNLSYGVSVDVGFRYLVRVHLYELGSKMNFVLMIDNTVALTSDDILQQSENQSVLWYNYMVMVKGNKREGRHRICISLHSQHEFVDRQGPLEGFEVFKLSNHDLTLATPNLLPPPRDSPQHSTPTLLHSLLGRKNSIATVVFAKIFLVNIVVHLLHKLWGTVDSSKEENEPSARAKQPCRRFSLAEIQSATDNFHSGCIIGKGGFGKVYKGFIDNGREIVAVKRLKPDSNQGEQQFWTEVEMLSELRHVNLVPLLGFCVEKQEMILVYEYMPCGTLADHLFKLSQKSHDYIPLSWKQRLKICIGAGRAIDYLHTGHGIIHRDVKSTNILLDEKFVAKVSDFGLAKTGFGSDSQSQQSTLVKGTRGYLDPNYCETHKPTKNSDTYSFGVVLLEVLCGRRALEQYDEEDKCRLTTWAIDNISKGQVAHIVLPSLIREISPDSLETFVRVAKRCLHDQPKKRPAIAHIVMKLELALQQQEKAESLDPNERTGVENLFSSTDKYQNDNMNFMAPNEKINIVLPQKENATSSAPYEIRNVTDVMPRSDNDRTILSSSLKPTASSSNGKTVSFLPSQQINSTIIKSGKQGGRKSMMLRISQKIWPWDAFWKTRKPSKNKREFFGTSVSAPISHGTSSIPMDDNTERTDGMILTPATVSSNEKEQHSRTMQVMDNISEGQVDRIVAPTLRGEISPDSLRTFVNIAERWLHDEPKNRPRTIHILTKIELAIQQQEMAESSPPKDRTSVEDGSSFTGTSQKANMKIFGPNENKNVANDASPSPAGQVSSSTGTSLKMNMKLSEPNKKIDVADDASPSLARQVSSSTGTSQKANMELFGANKKMNVADDASYSLAGQVLSSTGTCQKADAKLFESNKKINVADDASSSPAGKELSRPNLRVFSFNELKAVTRNFRSDLVLGEGGFGKVYKGCLDDRATAKTTIVAVKLLNYESMQGLQEWQSEVNFLGKLSHPNLVKLLGYCHEDRQLLLVYEFMPKGSLENHLLIRSASIQPLPWDIRLKILIGAARGLAFLHASDRKIIYRDFKTSNILLDEKYHAKLSDFGLAKIGPTDSISHVTTQIMGTYGYAAPEYIATGHLYVKSDVYGFGVVLLEILTGLRAHDHRRPSGQQNLVDWLKPHLSNERKLKQMIDVRLEGRYPSKSAQQLAKVAITCLENEPRNRPSMQEIVKTLERIDSN, encoded by the exons ATGAGAATTACATGCAAATTAATGCACCGTTTTTTGATTCTCTGCTTCCTCTTCACTTATACAGCTGCTGATCACATTTCTATCAACTGCGGCGGCGGAGCTGCAGCTGTCAGTGGCAGAAAATGGGGCGGAGACTCATACGCTACACCGAAAGGCTCATCAAAGGCATCCACTGTCAAGGGAGAGCTGATCACAGCCGTCGATCCACTTCCCTACAGCACCGCACGCATCTCCCGCTCCCAATTTTCCTACTCCTTTCACCTCACTCCAGGTCAAAAATTTATCCGCCTTCACTTCAATCCTGTCTACTACCATGGTTTTGAAAGCTTCCACGATCTCTTCTCCGTCGAAGCTGGTCCTTTCACGCTACTTGCTAATTTCAGTGCTTCCCTAACTGCTCGTGCTCTTTCTCTCAatattcttgcaaaagaattcTGCATAGTCATACAACAAAATCAACCCCTCAACATAGTATTCTCTCCCGAGACTAGGTATAACTATGCTTTCATTAATGGAATTGAGATTATATCAGTACCTTCCACCATTTCTTACTGCCATGGTGGAGATAGTGGAGTTCATGTGCTTGGCCAAAAAACTGTGATTTATATTGACAATACTACTGCACTTGAAAGGGTTTATCATCAGAATATAAAATGGGGTTCTGTGTCGTTTGTCAATGATATTGGTGGCATGTTTGGGGTATGGGCATCACTTCTTCAAGAAAATGCAAACAAGGCTAGTAATTTGAGTTATGGAGTTTCTGTTGATGTGGGATTCAGGTATTTGGTGAGGGTTCACTTGTATGAGCTAGGATCCAAAATGAATTTTGTTCTTATGATTGATAACACAGTAGCCTTGACTAGTGATGACATTCTCCAACAATCGGAAAATCAAAGTGTCCTTTGGTATAACTATATGGTGATGGTGAAGGGGAACAAAAGAGAGGGTAGGCACAGAATCTGTATTTCTCTGCACTCTCAACATGAATTTGTGGATAGGCAAGGTCCACttgaaggatttgaagtcttcAAGTTAAGCAACCACGACCTCACTCTTGCCACTCCCAATCTTCTGCCTCCACCAAGAGATTCACCACAACACTCTACCCCAACTCTACTACACTCTCTTCTTGGTCGCAAAAATTCTATTGCAACTGTAGTCTTTGCTAAGATTTTTCTGGTAAACATCGTTGTCCACCTGCTGCACAAACTCTGGGGAACTGTAGATTCTTCCAAGGAGGAAAACGAGCCATCTGCCAGGGCAAAGCAACCTTGCCGTCGCTTTTCACTAGCTGAGATACAATCAGCAACAGATAACTTCCACAGCGGATGTATCATTGGAAAGGGTGGATTTGGTAAAGTCTACAAAGGGTTCATAGATAATGGCAGAGAGATTGTAGCTGTAAAACGATTAAAACCAGACTCCAATCAAGGGGAGCAGCAGTTTTGGACAGAGGTTGAAATGCTTTCTGAGCTTCGGCATGTTAATCTAGTTCCCCTCCTCGGATTCTGTGTAGAGAAACAGGAAATGATACTCGTTTATGAATACATGCCCTGTGGGACATTGGCTGACCATCTCTTCAAACTTTCCCAGAAAAGCCATGATTATATTCCTCTCTCTTGGAAGCAGCGACTTAAGATTTGCATTGGAGCTGGTCGTGCAATAGATTATCTTCATACGGGCCATGGGATCATACATCGAGATGTAAAGTCTACAAACATTCTGCTTGATGAGAAGTTTGTGGCTAAAGTTTCAGATTTTGGCTTAGCAAAAACTGGATTTGGCAGCGACTCTCAAAGCCAACAAAGCACACTAGTTAAAGGCACACGTGGATATTTGGACCCCAATTATTGTGAAACTCATAAACCAACAAAAAATAGCGACACATATTCTTTTGGGGTGGTGTTGTTGGAAGTGTTGTGTGGGAGACGAGCACTGGAGCAATATGATGAAGAAGATAAATGCCGTCTGACTACGTGGGCCATAGATAATATTAGTAAGGGACAGGTTGCTCATATTGTACTTCCAAGTCTAATAAGGGAAATATCACCAGATAGTCTGGAGACGTTTGTGCGGGTTGCCAAAAGATGCCTGCATGATCAACCAAAAAAACGGCCAGCAATAGCGCACATTGTGATGAAACTTGAGCTTGCACTTCAGCAGCAGGAGAAGGCAGAATCTCTGGATCCAAATGAGAGGACTGGCGTTGAGAATTTGTTTTCATCAACCGATAAATATCAGAATGACAACATGAATTTCATGGCAccaaatgagaaaataaatattgtCTTGCCTCAGAAGGAGAATGCAACATCCTCGGCTCCCTACGAGATAAGAAATGTTACTGATGTCATGCCACGTTCTGATAATGATAGAACTATCTTATCAAGTAGCCTGAAACCAACGGCGTCTTCCTCTAATGGGAAAACTGTTTCATTTCTCCCAAGTCAACAAATTAACAGCACGATTATCAAATCTGGAAAACAAGGTGGAAGAAAATCCATGATGCTTCGGATATCACAAAAAATTTGGCCGTGGGATGCATTTTGGAAGACCAGGAAACCCTCAAAAAACAAAAGGGAATTTTTTGGCACCTCAGTATCAG CACCAATATCACATGGGACCAGCAGCATTCCAATGGATGACAATACTGAGAGAACTGATGGGATGATTTTGACTCCAGCAACGGTGTCATCAAATGAAAAAGAACAGCATAGTCGAACTATGCAGGTAATGGATAACATTAGTGAGGGACAAGTTGATCGTATTGTGGCTCCAACTCTGAGAGGGGAAATCTCACCAGATAGCCTGAGGACGTTTGTCAACATTGCAGAAAGATGGCTGCATGATGAACCAAAGAACCGGCCAAGAACCATACACATTCTAACAAAAATTGAGCTTGCAATTCAACAGCAGGAGATGGCAGAATCTTCGCCACCGAAAGACAGAACTAGTGTTGAGGATGGTTCTTCATTTACTGGTACATCTCAGAAGGCGAACATGAAAATTTTTGGACCAAATGAGAACAAAAATGTTGCCAATGATGCAAGTCCAAGTCCGGCAGGGCAGGTGTCTTCATCTACTGGTACATCTCTGAAGATGAACATGAAGCTTTCTGAACCAAACAAGAAAATAGATGTTGCTGATGATGCAAGTCCAAGTCTAGCACGGCAGGTGTCTTCATCTACTGGTACATCTCAGAAGGCTAACATGGAACTTTTTGGAgcaaataagaaaatgaatgTTGCCGATGATGCAAGTTACAGTCTGGCAGGGCAGGTGCTCTCATCTACTGGTACATGTCAGAAGGCGGACGCGAAACTTTTTGaatcaaataagaaaataaatgttGCCGATGATGCAAGTTCCAGTCCAGCAGGGAAGGAGTTATCTCGACCCAATTTGAGGGTTTTCAGCTTTAATGAACTCAAGGCTGTGACTCGGAATTTCAGAAGTGATTTAGTTCTGGGAGAAGGAGGTTTTGGCAAGGTTTACAAGGGGTGTCTAGATGACAGAGCCACCGCCAAAACAACCATTGTTGCTGTCAAGCTGTTGAATTATGAAAGTATGCAAGGCTTGCAAGAGTGGCAG TCTGAGGTGAACTTCCTTGGAAAACTCTCTCATCCCAATCTGGTGAAGCTGTTGGGCTATTGCCATGAGGATAGGCAGCTACTTCTTGTCTACGAATTCATGCCCAAAGGCAGCTTGGAGAACCATCTCCTTATAA GGAGCGCATCTATTCAGCCGCTTCCATGGGACATTAGGCTTAAGATATTAATTGGAGCAGCTCGGGGCCTGGCGTTCCTGCACGCATCAGATAGAAAAATTATCTATAGGGACTTCAAGACATCTAACATATTGCTTGATGAA AAATACCATGCCAAGTTATCCGACTTTGGCTTAGCGAAGATAGGTCCAACAGATAGTATATCCCACGTGACAACACAGATTATGGGAACATATGGTTATGCAGCTCCAGAATACATTGCCACAG GGCACTTGTATGTGAAGAGTGATGTATATGGGTTCGGTGTGGTGTTACTAGAAATTCTGACAGGGCTGCGCGCACATGACCATCGTCGTCCTTCTGGGCAACAGAATCTTGTTGATTGGTTGAAGCCACATTTATCCAATGAAAGGAAGTTGAAGCAAATGATTGATGTCCGTCTAGAGGGACGATATCCTAGTAAATCAGCACAACAATTAGCAAAGGTTGCCATAACTTGCCTTGAAAATGAACCCAGAAACAGACCATCCATGCAGGAGATAGTTAAGACACTCGAAAGAATTGATAGTAACTAG